In one Lycorma delicatula isolate Av1 chromosome 5, ASM4794821v1, whole genome shotgun sequence genomic region, the following are encoded:
- the LOC142325182 gene encoding uncharacterized protein LOC142325182 yields the protein MACQFNSAVVPQNTFVEDAPSLACSASNRSRKLSGWSSNPPPPPLPRLEPSPQIPSPAPLPPQQRRCDSSFRDQQYNQVLQPPQPQPTQPQPSQPRAPRPRSLPVQMAPPNPQPISSTLNVNAMTNQQFNQVNKLGSPVRGGNLVGGGVGMPQVPLPRRSGGSATPDQMRTVQSRCPVTYQGKVSSGTTGSEAGTGSSSSCGMSDRTGGTVNSPPLPPPNDRQKPTPCSVRSAAPNNGQRGFHPPSGGGGYQNVSQRSSPSSKPPQSIPSDLCSRPTTPPTPPQYPPWFPPQCRVKGSPSQPSSQLPPQLPPQLPPQLPQLPSQLPSQPPSQPPSQPPSQPQSQPPSQPPSQSPSQSSPPQPQLQSPSQSPLQSPPAQTVPCSFQQSPSKSSAQKLSNASKSNNSPGNGLGLSTCCAQPKQPSGTDKPHGQQPGQPTSSPCLGGQGKQTGGQGYGAPQKSKSQAKSCCDAEENSQCEEDSQTNTGASGEFDCCEQFSDVNEDYCHNEDFDDYDEQQFCDMMCNGGVSDDDTDYANEKHGYSNCNQMSDCDKCGQKDSQTQSTFPNCADNKVQVIIQIPQYCSNPPSLPPSPPCKPPCLPDQNQSAEPLSESIPSSSCGPVEQPDTQSPPTESQCSDKERKSISMQNQPQSYGQEATSPPPCCPEPPPPPTCCPETPIANITSVAKSVGKSLVPQPCCPEPPPPPPSVLCCSTPITPPQQPQQPQQSQRIHSSCLPQPSNMQPSAQSLPPSASQISCPQQSPCQQQSPYPQIQQPHVGQSPSSQYYSQQQQQQQQQQQQQQQQQQQQQQQVLRSSTTQNSCSQYCQQYFQQQSPVQQPPVQQRPSTQQQSSVQQMCTQPQASQYLQSPCAAYVQQTALSQQGSFQANYMQQSAAAAATAPPPLQKRTSIQSNGSTPQYRQNTNSPSPRPSFCPQPQFSQSRCPPQPQLCSQPPSPRRSYISSTQPPSPSPSPSPSPSPPPQPTSIPQSPCYAQSRMQEQTFFQSYSPQFPQTNSQSNSQPAYTSGDYQVCPPNGSQFSYSSPSQVPNGGITPEFSCCVASECMPASPSQYSQYSAGGTVQCPAPPVNDNFNRQSSQGPYNATGDFQNGPPSQDPNSDYAPDCFNRLCCDEVPMQTDGCGCRW from the exons cATTTGTAGAGGATGCTCCTTCTCTTGCATGTAGTGCTAGTAATCGCAGTAGAAAATTAAGTGGCTGGTCAAGCAACCCTCCTCCTCCTCCATTACCCAGATTAGAACCATCTCCACAAATACCTTCACCAGCACCACTACCACCACAGCAGAGGAGGTGTGATTCATCTTTTAGGGATCAACAGT ATAATCAAGTACTACAGCCACCGCAACCACAACCAACACAACCACAACCATCACAACCACGGGCACCACGTCCAAGATCTCTTCCGGTTCAAATGGCACCACCAAATCCACAGCCAATTTCTAGCACATTGAATGTTAATGCGATGACTAATCAGCAATTTAATCAGGTGAATAAATTGGGTTCACCTGTAAGAGGAGGAAACCTTGTTGGTGGTGGTGTTGGAATGCCACAGGTACCACTTCCACGTAGAAGTGGTGGTTCAGCAACTCCAGATCAAATGAGAACTGTTCAATCAAGGTGTCCAGTGACATATCAAGGAAAAGTTTCATCTGGTACTACTGGATCTGAAGCTGGTACTGGATCAAGTTCATCATGTGGAATGAGTGATAGAACTGGAGGTACAGTTAACTCTCCACCTTTACCGCCACCGAATGACCGACAAAAACCAACCCCGTGTTCTGTGAGATCCGCTGCACCAAATAATGGGCAAAGAGGTTTTCATCCACCTTCAGGGGGGGGTGGATATCAAAATGTTTCACAAAGGAGCAGTCCAAGCTCAAAACCACCACAGAGTATCCCATCCGACCTTTGTTCAAGACCAACAACACCACCGACACCCCCACAATATCCTCCATGGTTTCCACCACAATGTAGAGTAAAAGGATCACCATCACAACCGTCATCACAGCTACCACCACAACTGCCGCCACAACTGCCACCACAACTGCCACAACTGCCATCACAACTGCCATCACAACCGCCATCGCAGCCGCCATCACAGCCGCCATCACAACCACAATCGCAACCGCCATCACAACCACCATCACAATCTCCATCACAATCATCACCACCACAACCACAATTACAATCACCATCACAATCACCATTACAGTCACCACCAGCACAAACTGTGCCTTGTTCATTCCAGCAATCTCCTTCTAAGAGCAGTGcacaaaaattatcaaatgcaTCAAAATCGAATAATTCACCTGGAAATGGACTTGGATTGTCAACTTGTTGTGCTCAACCAAAACAGCCATCAGGAACTGACAAACCACATGGTCAACAACCTGGTCAACCAACTTCTAGCCCATGTTTAGGAGGTCAAGGAAAACAGACTGGTG GTCAAGGTTATGGAGCCCCTCAGAAATCAAAATCACAGGCAAAAAGTTGTTGTGATGCTGAAGAAAATAGTCAATGTGAAGAAGATAGCCAAACGAACACTGGAGCATCTGGAGAATTTGATTGTTGTGAACAGTTTAGTGATGTTAATGAAGATTATTGTCACAATGAGGATTTCGATGATTATGATGAACAGCAGTTCTGTGATATGATGTGCAATGGTGGTGTCAGTGATGATGACACTGACTATGCTAATGAAAAACATGGATATTCAAATTGTAATCAAATGAGTGATTGTGACAAATGTGGTCAAAAGGATAGTCAAACACAATCGACATTTCCTAACTGTGCTGACAATAAAGTCCAAGTAATCATTCAGATTCCTCAGTACTGTTCAAATCCACCTTCTTTACCTCCTTCACCACCATGTAAACCTCCTTGTCTACCTGATCAGAATCAATCAGCAGAGCCATTAAGTGAATCGATACCATCATCATCCTGTGGTCCTGTTGAACAACCAGACACACAGAGTCCGCCAACTGAGTCACAATGTTCAGATAAAGAACGTAAATCTATTTCAATGCAAAACCAACCGCAATCATATGGTCAAGAAGCAACTTCACCACCACCATGTTGTCCAGAACCACCTCCACCACCAACATGTTGTCCAGAAACACCAATAGCAAATATTACTTCGGTGGCTAAATCAGTAGGAAAATCACTGGTTCCACAACCATGTTGTCCAGAGCCACCTCCACCACCACCATCAGTGTTATGTTGCTCAACTCCTATAACTCCACCTCAGCAACCTCAGCAACCTCAGCAATCTCAGCGAATTCATTCATCATGTTTACCACAACCATCTAACATGCAGCCTTCAGCACAATCTCTTCCACCATCAGCATCACAGATATCGTGTCCACAACAGTCACCATGTCAACAACAGTCACCATACCCACAAATACAACAACCACATGTTGGACAAAGCCCTTCATCTCAGTATTATTCACAGCAGCAacagcaacagcagcagcagcagcagcagcagcagcaacagcagcagcagcagcagcagcaggtACTGCGTTCATCAACCACTCAAAATTCATGTTCACAATATTGTCAACAGTATTTTCAGCAGCAATCTCCAGTCCAACAACCTCCAGTTCAGCAGCGACCTTCAACTCAGCAGCAATCTTCAGTTCAGCAAATGTGTACACAGCCTCAAGCTTCACAGTACTTACAATCACCTTGTGCAGCCTATGTGCAGCAAACAGCATTATCACAGCAAGGATCTTTCCAGGCAAATTATATGCAACAatcagcagcagcagcagcaacagctCCACCACCACTTCAAAAACGTACATCCATACAATCAAATGGTTCTACACCACAGTATCGACAAAACACAAATTCTCCCTCACCACGGCCATCATTCTGCCCACAGCCTCAGTTTTCTCAGTCACGATGTCCACCTCAACCACAACTATGCTCTCAACCCCCATCACCACGACGATCATATATTTCTTCTACACAGCCACCTTCACCTTCACCTTCACCTTCACCTTCACCTTCTCCTCCACCTCAACCTACATCAATACCACAATCGCCATGTTATGCACAATCTAGAATGCAAGAACAAACATTCTTTCAGTCATATTCACCTCAATTTCCTCAAACTAATTCACAATCTAATTCACAGCCTGCTTACACTAGTGGTGATTATCAGGTATGTCCTCCAAATGGATCACAATTTTCTTATTCTTCACCATCCCAAGTGCCAAATGGTGGGATCACTCCTGAATTCAGCTGTTGTGTTGCCTCTGAATGTATGCCAGCATCACCAAGCCAGTACAGCCAGTATAGTGCTGGAGGCACAGTTCAGTGTCCAGCACCTCCTGTAAATGATAATTTCAATAGGCAGTCATCTCAAGGACCTTATAATGCAACTGGTGATTTCCAAAATGGACCCCCTTCACAAGATCCTAATAGTGATTATGCGCCAGATTGCTTCAATCGTTTATGTTGTGATGAGGTACCGATGCAGACAGATGGTTGTGGCTGTagatggtaa